The Pseudomonas eucalypticola genome has a window encoding:
- a CDS encoding DUF3325 domain-containing protein codes for MMAVVGLLCYSGFAALCLGMERHYRDLVGRPPQARVSLALRLVGGMLLAAGLWLAVVLDHGWSMGLVHGCAALMASVMLWVFMLPYRPRLAVGLAGAAGVLGPILGVVL; via the coding sequence ATGATGGCGGTCGTCGGCTTGCTGTGTTATTCGGGCTTCGCTGCCCTCTGCCTGGGCATGGAGCGCCACTACCGCGACCTGGTCGGGCGCCCCCCGCAGGCCCGTGTCAGCCTGGCCCTGCGCCTGGTGGGCGGGATGCTGCTGGCGGCGGGGTTATGGCTGGCCGTGGTGCTGGATCACGGCTGGAGCATGGGCTTGGTGCATGGGTGCGCCGCGCTCATGGCCAGCGTGATGCTCTGGGTGTTCATGCTGCCGTACCGGCCACGGCTGGCGGTGGGGCTGGCCGGTGCCGCCGGGGTGCTGGGGCCGATACTCGGGGTGGTCCTGTAG
- a CDS encoding 2-hydroxyacid dehydrogenase has protein sequence MKKTVLAFSRITPPMVERLEQDFDVIVPDPKKGDIAAQFDEALPNAHGLIGAGRPLGARQLANAANLEVVSSVSVGYDNYDVAYFNERGIMLTNTPDVLTESTADLGFSLIMSSARRVAELDAWTKAGEWKATIAPSHFGTDVYGKTLGIVGMGNIGAAIARRGRLGFNMPILYSGNSRKPALEQELGAQFRSLDQLLAEADFVCLVVPLSEKTKHLISRRELALMKPSAILVNIARGPIVDEPALIEALQNGTLRGAGLDVYEKEPLAESPLFQLKNAVTLPHIGSATSETREAMANRAISNLTAALKGQRPQDLVNPQTFKG, from the coding sequence ATGAAAAAGACCGTACTGGCCTTCAGCCGCATCACCCCACCCATGGTCGAGCGCCTGGAGCAGGACTTCGACGTGATCGTGCCTGATCCGAAAAAGGGCGACATCGCCGCCCAGTTCGATGAAGCCTTGCCCAATGCCCACGGCCTGATCGGCGCCGGTCGCCCCTTGGGCGCCAGGCAACTGGCCAACGCGGCGAACCTGGAAGTGGTGTCCAGCGTATCGGTGGGCTACGACAACTACGACGTGGCCTACTTCAACGAACGCGGCATCATGCTCACCAACACCCCCGACGTGCTCACCGAAAGCACCGCCGACCTGGGCTTTTCGCTGATCATGAGCAGCGCCCGCCGGGTCGCCGAGCTGGACGCCTGGACCAAGGCCGGAGAGTGGAAAGCCACCATCGCCCCCTCCCACTTCGGTACCGACGTGTACGGCAAGACCCTGGGTATCGTCGGCATGGGCAACATTGGCGCGGCCATTGCGCGCCGTGGGCGCCTGGGCTTCAACATGCCCATCCTGTACAGCGGCAACAGCCGCAAGCCGGCCCTGGAACAGGAACTGGGCGCGCAGTTCCGCAGCCTGGACCAGTTGCTGGCCGAAGCTGACTTCGTCTGCCTGGTAGTGCCATTGAGCGAGAAGACCAAGCACCTGATCAGCCGCCGCGAGCTGGCGCTGATGAAGCCGTCGGCCATCCTGGTGAACATCGCCCGCGGGCCGATCGTGGACGAACCGGCGCTGATCGAAGCGCTGCAGAACGGCACTCTCCGCGGTGCCGGCCTGGACGTCTACGAAAAGGAACCCCTGGCCGAATCGCCGCTGTTCCAACTCAAGAATGCGGTGACCCTGCCGCACATCGGTTCGGCCACCTCGGAAACCCGCGAAGCCATGGCCAACCGCGCCATCAGCAACCTGACCGCGGCCTTGAAAGGCCAGCGCCCACAGGACCTGGTGAACCCGCAGACCTTCAAGGGTTGA
- a CDS encoding LysR family transcriptional regulator, translating to MDTLQNMRAFSCVAEAGSFTAAAVQLDTTTANVSRAVSNLEAHLQTRLLNRTTRRIALTEAGKRYLMRCEQILAYVEEAEAEASDAHARPAGQLKVHTMTGIGMHFVIDAIARYRKTHPDVTFDLTLANRVPDLLDEGYDVSIVLASELPDSGFVSQRLGITYSIVCASPEYVKAHGAARKPSDLMAHACLRLISPVVQLEKWLFDGPEGQEMVNISNAPFQVNSADAMKSAIISGMGVGVLPIYAAIDGLRNGTLVRMLPDYRLQELNLYAIYPSRQYLDAKIKTWVEYLRGSLPDILAAHEADLKIHELNMAL from the coding sequence ATGGACACCCTGCAAAACATGCGTGCTTTCAGTTGCGTGGCCGAAGCGGGCAGTTTCACTGCCGCCGCCGTGCAGCTCGATACCACCACCGCGAACGTCTCGCGGGCGGTTTCCAACCTTGAAGCGCACCTGCAAACCCGCCTGCTCAACCGCACCACCCGACGCATTGCCCTGACCGAAGCGGGCAAGCGCTACCTGATGCGCTGCGAGCAGATCCTGGCCTACGTCGAAGAGGCCGAGGCCGAGGCCAGCGACGCCCACGCCCGTCCGGCCGGGCAGTTGAAAGTGCACACCATGACCGGCATCGGCATGCACTTCGTCATCGACGCCATCGCCCGTTACCGCAAGACGCACCCGGACGTGACCTTCGACCTCACACTGGCGAACCGCGTGCCCGACCTGCTGGATGAAGGCTATGACGTGTCCATCGTGCTGGCCAGCGAGCTGCCGGACTCGGGTTTCGTGTCCCAGCGCCTGGGCATCACCTACAGCATCGTCTGCGCCTCACCCGAGTACGTGAAGGCCCACGGCGCCGCGCGCAAGCCCAGCGACCTGATGGCCCATGCCTGCCTGCGCTTGATCAGCCCCGTGGTGCAACTGGAAAAATGGCTGTTCGACGGGCCCGAAGGGCAGGAGATGGTCAACATCAGCAACGCACCCTTCCAGGTCAATTCCGCCGACGCCATGAAAAGCGCGATCATCAGCGGCATGGGCGTGGGCGTGTTGCCGATCTACGCGGCCATCGATGGCCTGCGTAACGGCACCCTGGTGCGCATGTTGCCCGACTACCGGTTGCAGGAGCTGAACCTGTACGCCATCTACCCGTCGCGCCAGTACCTGGATGCCAAGATCAAGACCTGGGTGGAATACCTGCGCGGGTCGTTGCCGGACATTCTGGCGGCCCATGAGGCGGACCTGAAGATCCATGAACTGAACATGGCCCTGTGA
- a CDS encoding efflux transporter outer membrane subunit has translation MPRRLFAKLNAFSVLALTLTISGCIGTGGIAPQGKALSANTLATDEAIQAAAKDAHWPASQWWRAYGDAQLNQWVDLALQGSPTLAMAAARVRQAKAAAGVAESAESLQVNGKGSMTRHKWPTDNFYGPGELSGVTDWDNSAGLGLSYSLDLWGRESNATEQAVDMAHMGVAQARQAQLELTNNIVKVYIQLSLHFAQRDIAEATLAQQEQILQLAEKRLAHGIGTQFEVSQAQTPLPETHRQIDALDEEIALSRNQLAALAGKGPGEGARLQRPSLALAAPLKLPSALPADLLGQRPDVVASRWQVAAQARGIDVAHAGFYPNVDLTASLGYMATGGTMLGFLNASKLSYTAGPAVSLPIFDGGRLRSQLGEASAGYDIAVAHYNQTLVEALKSISDQLIRRESMDKQQAFAAQSVASAQKTYDIAQVAFQRGLTDFLNVLNAQTQLFHQQEIQQQVQAARLTAQAELVTALGGGLGAGNDVPTEQQTVAPKTPAALAILNH, from the coding sequence GTGCCGCGTCGCCTATTTGCAAAGCTGAATGCTTTCAGCGTTTTGGCCTTAACTTTGACCATCAGCGGCTGCATCGGTACCGGAGGCATTGCCCCACAGGGCAAGGCCCTGTCTGCCAACACCCTGGCCACCGACGAGGCCATCCAGGCCGCCGCCAAGGACGCCCATTGGCCAGCCAGCCAATGGTGGCGCGCCTATGGTGACGCGCAATTGAACCAGTGGGTGGACCTGGCGCTGCAAGGCAGCCCGACCCTGGCCATGGCCGCCGCGCGCGTGCGTCAGGCCAAGGCAGCCGCGGGCGTAGCCGAATCGGCTGAATCGCTGCAGGTCAATGGCAAGGGCTCGATGACCCGGCACAAGTGGCCGACGGATAATTTCTATGGCCCGGGCGAGCTCAGCGGCGTGACCGACTGGGACAACAGCGCCGGGCTCGGCCTGAGCTATTCCCTGGACCTGTGGGGCCGCGAAAGCAACGCCACCGAACAGGCCGTGGACATGGCCCACATGGGGGTGGCCCAGGCGCGGCAGGCCCAATTGGAACTGACCAACAACATCGTCAAGGTGTACATCCAGTTGTCCCTGCATTTCGCCCAGCGCGACATCGCCGAGGCCACCCTTGCCCAACAGGAGCAGATCCTGCAACTGGCCGAGAAACGCCTGGCCCATGGCATCGGTACCCAGTTCGAGGTCAGCCAGGCGCAGACGCCGCTGCCCGAAACCCACCGGCAGATCGACGCGCTGGATGAAGAGATCGCCCTGAGCCGCAACCAGCTGGCCGCCCTGGCCGGCAAAGGCCCCGGCGAGGGCGCGCGCCTGCAACGGCCGAGCCTGGCCCTGGCGGCACCGCTGAAGTTGCCGTCGGCTCTGCCGGCCGACTTGCTGGGCCAGCGTCCTGACGTGGTCGCCAGCCGTTGGCAGGTGGCCGCCCAGGCCCGCGGCATCGACGTGGCCCACGCCGGCTTCTACCCCAATGTCGATCTCACGGCCAGCTTGGGCTACATGGCCACCGGCGGGACGATGCTCGGCTTTCTCAATGCCTCCAAGCTTAGCTACACCGCAGGCCCGGCCGTCAGCCTGCCGATTTTCGACGGTGGCCGCCTGCGCAGCCAGTTGGGTGAGGCTTCGGCCGGCTACGACATCGCCGTGGCACATTACAACCAGACCCTGGTCGAAGCGCTGAAAAGCATTTCCGACCAGTTGATCCGCCGCGAGTCCATGGACAAGCAGCAGGCGTTCGCCGCCCAGTCCGTGGCCTCGGCGCAGAAAACCTATGACATTGCCCAGGTAGCCTTCCAGCGTGGCCTCACGGACTTTCTCAACGTGCTCAACGCCCAGACCCAGCTGTTCCACCAGCAGGAAATCCAGCAGCAGGTACAGGCCGCGCGCCTGACCGCTCAAGCTGAGCTGGTGACCGCCCTGGGCGGTGGCCTGGGTGCCGGCAATGACGTGCCGACCGAGCAGCAGACCGTGGCGCCGAAAACCCCGGCGGCCCTGGCCATCCTCAACCACTGA